A single region of the Microbulbifer sp. MKSA007 genome encodes:
- a CDS encoding TlpA disulfide reductase family protein yields the protein MDVSGKVLLVNYWAEWCKPCREEIPVLNQLADGNNNIVVVGVNFDNLPIAEIQKQADKLGITFPVLVAEPQGRWGQEKPEVLPSTFIIGTDGRWHKTLVGPQDRDDFISALNL from the coding sequence TTGGATGTATCGGGTAAGGTTTTGCTGGTTAACTATTGGGCAGAGTGGTGTAAGCCCTGTCGAGAGGAGATCCCGGTCCTTAACCAACTGGCCGACGGTAACAACAATATCGTTGTTGTTGGGGTGAACTTCGACAATTTACCGATTGCGGAAATACAAAAACAGGCGGATAAGTTGGGTATTACTTTTCCCGTTCTAGTGGCCGAACCGCAAGGGCGCTGGGGGCAGGAGAAGCCGGAGGTGCTGCCTTCTACGTTCATTATTGGTACCGATGGTCGCTGGCATAAAACATTGGTTGGGCCGCAGGATAGAGACGACTTTATTTCGGCTCTCAATTTATAG
- a CDS encoding RNA polymerase sigma factor has protein sequence MDQFLASVEKRAFTMAKYAVGDRDDALDIVQDSMLALVKSYSCRDRAEWRPLFFTILNNRITDWHRRKKNLSRWQLLKDKLPINSEGDEWDLSEFPDPNGRSPDSVLIGERTIDAIDRAIEKLPLRQQQAFLLRCVEGFNVSETAGAMACSEGSVKTHLSRALRSLRVHLEAME, from the coding sequence ATGGATCAGTTTCTCGCTTCAGTAGAAAAGCGGGCATTCACTATGGCGAAATATGCTGTAGGGGACCGTGATGATGCGCTGGATATCGTTCAGGACTCTATGCTTGCACTCGTCAAAAGCTATAGCTGCCGAGACCGTGCGGAGTGGCGCCCATTATTTTTTACCATTCTTAATAACCGCATAACCGATTGGCATCGTCGCAAGAAAAACCTGTCCCGTTGGCAGCTGTTGAAAGATAAACTTCCTATTAATAGCGAAGGCGATGAATGGGATCTGAGTGAATTTCCCGACCCCAACGGCCGCAGCCCGGATAGTGTCCTAATCGGTGAACGTACGATTGATGCCATTGACCGCGCCATTGAAAAGTTACCTCTGCGTCAACAGCAGGCTTTTTTGTTGCGCTGCGTTGAAGGCTTTAATGTCAGTGAGACAGCAGGGGCTATGGCTTGTAGCGAGGGAAGTGTGAAGACTCACCTCTCTCGAGCATTGCGCAGCCTGCGGGTTCATTTGGAGGCGATGGAATGA
- a CDS encoding glycine zipper 2TM domain-containing protein gives MQLYKQLIAGAAVAALVGLSSTASAGPRGYAAGGYDYARVTEVTPVYTDVQVVTPTTQCRDEQVAYREPTSPAGTVVGGLIGAAIGNNLGDHGHRGRYGYHRSHNRGGATIAGALVGALVGNQISRANAPVHYATESRCHVVDEYSTRRELVGYDVRYRYNGQVYLTRTDHHPGDRIRVHVDVSPAL, from the coding sequence GTGCAACTATACAAACAGCTAATCGCGGGTGCGGCAGTTGCGGCACTGGTGGGTCTAAGTTCTACTGCCAGCGCGGGCCCCCGAGGCTATGCTGCGGGTGGCTATGATTATGCGCGAGTTACCGAGGTTACTCCCGTCTACACCGATGTTCAGGTTGTTACACCGACGACTCAGTGTCGCGATGAACAGGTTGCCTATCGCGAGCCGACTTCCCCGGCAGGTACTGTAGTGGGGGGACTTATAGGTGCTGCAATCGGCAATAACTTAGGCGATCACGGCCACCGTGGACGCTACGGTTATCATCGCAGTCACAATCGTGGCGGCGCCACAATCGCAGGGGCTTTGGTGGGCGCCCTGGTAGGTAACCAGATCAGCCGTGCCAATGCTCCAGTCCACTATGCAACAGAGTCCCGTTGCCATGTTGTAGATGAATACTCTACAAGAAGGGAATTAGTCGGATACGATGTCCGCTATCGGTATAATGGGCAAGTTTACTTGACTCGCACTGACCATCATCCGGGCGATAGAATCCGGGTCCATGTCGACGTCTCACCGGCTCTTTGA
- a CDS encoding response regulator transcription factor — protein MRALLVEDEALLRQQLAESLRTAGYTVDEAPDGEEALYLGREYPYDVAVMDLGLPKIDGIQVIETLRREEKHFPILILTARGHWQERVSGLEAGGDDYLVKPFHTEELLARLNALVRRSAGFSSPTIKAGPIVLDTSAQRVSVDEVELDLTSFEYKVLEYLMLHPDEVVSKTTLTEHIYEQDCDRDSNVIEVFIGRLRKKIDAAAKLKPIETLRGRGYRFVIPQ, from the coding sequence ATGCGCGCACTATTAGTTGAAGATGAAGCATTACTGCGGCAGCAGCTGGCAGAGTCCCTGCGCACGGCCGGGTACACCGTTGACGAAGCCCCTGATGGAGAAGAGGCACTTTATCTGGGGAGGGAATATCCCTACGACGTTGCAGTAATGGACCTGGGTTTACCCAAAATTGATGGTATCCAGGTTATTGAAACACTGCGCCGTGAAGAGAAGCATTTTCCTATCCTGATTTTAACGGCTCGGGGACACTGGCAGGAAAGGGTCTCCGGCCTGGAAGCTGGCGGGGACGATTACCTGGTAAAACCCTTCCATACTGAAGAACTGCTCGCACGGTTGAATGCCCTGGTGCGCCGTTCCGCAGGTTTCTCATCGCCGACGATTAAAGCCGGACCTATCGTTCTGGATACCAGTGCGCAACGGGTTAGTGTGGATGAAGTTGAATTGGACCTGACTTCGTTTGAGTACAAGGTACTTGAATACCTGATGCTTCATCCGGATGAGGTAGTGTCAAAAACCACCCTGACAGAACATATCTATGAACAGGACTGTGACCGGGACAGCAATGTGATAGAGGTGTTTATTGGACGCCTGCGGAAAAAAATTGATGCGGCAGCCAAGCTTAAGCCTATCGAGACTCTGCGCGGGCGCGGCTATCGCTTTGTGATTCCGCAGTGA
- a CDS encoding ATP-binding protein yields MDSIISYQLQRAVTSSPKSIIRGTPVAPLLHKILDALEKVYRSKPCDVESSCAENTLFYGDEGDLMEVLGNLLDNAYKYGDGKLSVAVENMEDTRKLSIQVKDNGPGLDSEKWQAVTQRGVRADEQQPGQGIGLAVVVDIVESYEGQINAAPLPQGGTEITVQL; encoded by the coding sequence ATGGACAGTATTATCAGCTATCAACTGCAGCGGGCAGTAACCAGTTCGCCGAAATCCATTATACGGGGGACACCGGTCGCGCCACTGCTCCATAAAATACTGGATGCGCTTGAAAAGGTGTATCGCAGTAAGCCGTGTGATGTCGAAAGTTCCTGTGCTGAAAACACCCTGTTTTATGGTGACGAAGGTGACCTGATGGAAGTCCTGGGTAACTTGCTGGATAACGCTTATAAATATGGTGACGGGAAATTATCGGTTGCCGTTGAGAATATGGAAGATACTCGCAAACTGTCTATTCAGGTTAAAGACAATGGCCCAGGGCTGGACAGTGAGAAATGGCAAGCGGTTACCCAGCGGGGCGTTCGTGCCGATGAACAGCAACCTGGGCAGGGTATTGGACTTGCCGTGGTAGTGGATATTGTTGAGAGCTATGAAGGGCAAATAAATGCAGCCCCCCTTCCTCAGGGAGGTACGGAAATTACGGTACAACTGTAA
- a CDS encoding DUF2069 domain-containing protein: MNDSVQRKLKIALRINWICYIGMLVLFVVWNLFLEGGSLFLWCLQTIPLLLVLPGLLKQHYRSYLWLCFILLLYITASIVDVMMPTRGWQDGVLVVLSLILFFSSMMSSRWHRMQ; the protein is encoded by the coding sequence GTGAACGATTCTGTACAGCGCAAGCTCAAGATAGCGCTGCGAATTAACTGGATTTGTTATATCGGCATGCTCGTACTGTTTGTCGTCTGGAATCTATTCCTCGAAGGCGGCTCATTGTTCCTATGGTGCTTGCAGACCATACCACTGCTGTTGGTACTACCTGGGTTACTAAAGCAGCACTATCGTAGCTACTTGTGGCTCTGTTTTATTCTCTTGCTGTATATCACTGCCAGTATTGTCGACGTAATGATGCCTACACGCGGCTGGCAGGATGGCGTACTGGTAGTCCTTAGCCTTATCCTATTCTTTTCATCAATGATGAGCAGCCGCTGGCATCGTATGCAATAG
- the sppA gene encoding signal peptide peptidase SppA gives MTDSSNEKGLFRSFFGAIGGSITWLRRVFTNLVFLLILVLLGIAIFGKDEQLVVPQGAALRVAPSGFLVDELSQPSGLPIFFGGSQGPAEIRVKDLVDSIDKAAQDKRISALVLELDNMVGGSLSKLDEIGAALQRFKAADKPIYAVGDNYTQAQYFLASHADKVYLNPMGSVMLTGFGVYRNYYKSALEKLKVNFHVFRVGDYKDFIEPYTRDDMSPASRENNQRWLHELWGEYTEQVTGLRNLPTESIDLFIDELPQKLQQHEGDWARTALANKLVDQLANRNLAVQELRKTIGEDENDERSYKAIDALTYLRSQKLSEVAAKKEPNKIALITASGSIVDGRAPAGRIGSESLGELIAQARKKEVDALVLRIDSGGGSAFASEAIRQELLATREADIPVVISMGSLAASGGYWIATGGDRIWASPATLTGSIGVFGAFPTFEDSLEALGIYTDGVGTSDLAGSMRLDRALPEAAASILQQGVDNTYARFLRIVAESRGSTPKEVHKIAQGQVWTGRAAKNLGLVDDLGNLNDAIADAAQLAEIEEYDVIEIQRELTPGERFLRALSDNVDARIAASLEANLPLGAWLNSLQPVLAPIGELQSFRDPRGLYVRCLPCLAP, from the coding sequence TTGACTGATTCATCCAATGAGAAAGGACTGTTCCGCAGCTTTTTTGGTGCCATTGGCGGCTCAATTACCTGGCTGAGGCGAGTGTTTACCAACCTGGTATTCCTGTTAATACTGGTATTGCTGGGTATCGCAATTTTTGGCAAAGACGAACAGCTGGTAGTCCCACAAGGCGCGGCCCTGCGCGTGGCTCCGAGTGGATTTCTGGTAGATGAGCTCAGCCAGCCCAGCGGATTACCGATTTTCTTCGGTGGCTCCCAGGGGCCAGCGGAAATCAGGGTTAAGGATCTTGTCGACTCTATCGACAAAGCCGCACAGGACAAACGCATTTCCGCACTGGTGCTGGAGCTCGACAATATGGTCGGCGGCAGTCTCAGCAAGCTCGACGAGATTGGCGCAGCCCTGCAGCGCTTCAAGGCAGCCGACAAGCCCATTTATGCGGTGGGTGATAACTACACCCAGGCGCAATATTTCCTCGCCAGCCATGCCGACAAGGTGTACCTGAATCCAATGGGTTCCGTGATGCTCACCGGCTTTGGCGTCTATCGGAATTACTATAAAAGCGCCCTCGAAAAGCTCAAAGTCAATTTCCACGTGTTCCGCGTTGGCGACTACAAGGATTTTATCGAACCCTATACTCGTGACGACATGTCTCCGGCTTCCCGTGAGAATAACCAGCGCTGGCTGCATGAACTCTGGGGTGAATACACCGAACAGGTAACCGGCCTTCGCAACCTGCCAACTGAAAGCATCGATCTATTTATCGACGAGTTACCCCAGAAACTGCAGCAGCATGAGGGCGACTGGGCACGTACTGCTCTGGCCAATAAACTGGTCGACCAACTCGCCAACCGCAACTTGGCAGTTCAAGAGCTACGCAAAACCATTGGTGAAGATGAGAACGATGAACGCAGTTATAAGGCCATCGATGCCCTCACCTATTTACGCAGCCAAAAGCTCAGCGAAGTCGCCGCCAAGAAAGAACCCAATAAGATTGCCTTAATCACCGCAAGCGGTTCTATTGTCGATGGCCGCGCTCCCGCCGGCAGGATCGGCAGCGAAAGCCTGGGAGAACTAATCGCACAGGCACGCAAAAAAGAAGTTGATGCACTGGTTCTGCGCATTGACAGTGGCGGCGGCTCCGCCTTCGCATCAGAAGCAATTCGACAAGAGCTACTCGCCACCCGCGAAGCCGATATCCCTGTCGTTATCTCCATGGGCAGTCTGGCCGCATCTGGAGGCTACTGGATTGCTACCGGCGGCGATCGAATCTGGGCCTCTCCCGCAACCCTGACAGGCTCCATTGGCGTATTTGGCGCCTTCCCAACCTTTGAAGATTCCCTCGAGGCACTGGGTATTTATACCGATGGTGTGGGCACTTCAGACCTGGCCGGCAGCATGCGGTTGGATCGTGCGCTACCCGAGGCAGCCGCCAGTATCCTGCAACAGGGAGTGGATAATACCTACGCCAGGTTCCTGAGAATTGTGGCCGAGTCCCGTGGCAGCACTCCCAAGGAAGTGCACAAAATTGCCCAGGGCCAGGTCTGGACCGGGCGCGCGGCTAAAAACCTGGGGCTGGTAGACGATCTGGGCAATCTCAATGACGCCATTGCCGACGCCGCACAGCTTGCTGAGATCGAAGAATACGATGTAATAGAGATCCAGCGCGAGCTGACTCCCGGCGAAAGATTCCTGCGCGCCCTGAGCGATAATGTGGATGCACGTATCGCCGCCAGCCTTGAGGCAAACCTGCCACTCGGCGCCTGGTTAAACAGCTTACAACCGGTTTTGGCACCAATCGGCGAACTGCAGAGCTTCCGCGACCCGCGCGGACTCTACGTGCGCTGCCTGCCCTGCCTAGCCCCCTAG
- a CDS encoding MFS transporter, with protein MQRFLLGYSGTSLATGLQVILLPWIALTIVDLPALQLGWIQASVLLPNLVFLLFGGALADRRDPALVSALACLGLALCHTALLLYFTFHVLNLSTLMVYGICLGVCSAFLQPARDNLVQRSARNRKGQATERGVQKTVTWMMLAQYGGQAVGMLLASRFDQWGLQHLLGVQIAVVLVASLLLFSLRQPQERQKTPEKRPHTLILDGLSQAWKHPVLRELTALMAFNGFVHIGVFLVVLPLLAADYGRGAGYYATLQLAFIAGTVIATVTMLRRGQGQEPGRGILMCLLYSAALLIAISLGPTKFGLILLCLCWGAVAAASAGLGRGIVQLLAPADYRSRIISIYQFALFGSAALGALAAGVLSEVAAPLTTLLWAGILSLLAFALVALSGALRQVKISDSEV; from the coding sequence TTGCAAAGATTTCTGCTGGGCTATAGCGGCACCTCCCTGGCAACCGGGTTGCAGGTGATATTGCTGCCCTGGATCGCACTGACGATCGTGGATCTTCCCGCCCTGCAATTGGGGTGGATTCAGGCATCAGTATTGCTGCCAAACCTGGTATTCCTGTTGTTTGGCGGCGCTTTGGCGGATAGGCGAGATCCGGCTCTGGTGTCGGCTCTGGCCTGCTTGGGCCTGGCGCTTTGTCATACCGCATTGCTGTTGTATTTCACCTTCCATGTCCTGAATTTATCCACCTTGATGGTTTACGGAATTTGCCTGGGGGTGTGCAGCGCTTTTTTACAGCCGGCACGGGACAATCTGGTGCAGCGCAGTGCCCGCAACCGCAAGGGGCAGGCCACTGAGCGAGGCGTGCAAAAAACCGTAACCTGGATGATGTTGGCGCAGTACGGCGGCCAGGCAGTGGGTATGCTGCTAGCGAGTCGATTTGACCAGTGGGGCTTGCAGCACTTGCTGGGTGTACAGATTGCCGTTGTGCTAGTGGCTTCATTATTGCTTTTCTCCTTGCGCCAGCCTCAAGAGCGTCAAAAGACACCAGAGAAGCGACCCCATACCCTGATTCTGGATGGTCTCAGTCAGGCATGGAAACACCCGGTTTTGCGGGAGCTGACCGCATTGATGGCATTCAATGGCTTTGTGCATATCGGGGTTTTCCTGGTGGTCTTACCGCTGCTGGCTGCGGACTACGGTCGCGGTGCCGGTTACTACGCGACCCTGCAGCTGGCATTTATAGCGGGCACGGTGATCGCGACGGTGACTATGTTGAGACGGGGGCAGGGACAAGAGCCAGGGCGGGGAATTTTGATGTGCTTGCTTTACAGCGCAGCACTCTTGATTGCTATCAGCCTGGGGCCAACAAAGTTTGGCTTGATTCTGTTGTGTCTGTGTTGGGGGGCGGTTGCGGCAGCCTCCGCAGGGTTGGGGCGAGGCATTGTGCAATTGCTGGCGCCGGCGGATTATCGCAGTCGCATCATCTCCATTTATCAATTTGCCCTGTTTGGTTCTGCGGCGCTGGGAGCCCTGGCTGCGGGTGTTTTGAGCGAGGTTGCAGCGCCTCTGACGACACTATTGTGGGCGGGAATCCTGAGTTTATTGGCATTCGCACTGGTTGCCCTGAGTGGGGCTCTACGGCAGGTTAAAATTTCCGATAGCGAGGTTTAG
- a CDS encoding PepSY domain-containing protein, which yields MKLNRTLLGFIAFTAVFLPALCSATVHSYPAYERESFQPHFLRVQGGEISRDRAASIVKQRFGGKILAISETKKQGRAVYRVKGLSAKSQVYVVFVDKQSGRISR from the coding sequence GTGAAACTGAATCGTACCTTACTTGGCTTTATTGCTTTTACCGCTGTGTTTTTGCCGGCGCTCTGCAGTGCCACGGTACACAGCTACCCCGCTTATGAGCGGGAGAGTTTTCAGCCCCACTTTCTTCGTGTTCAAGGGGGAGAAATCTCAAGGGATCGGGCTGCTTCAATCGTAAAACAACGCTTTGGTGGAAAAATTCTCGCCATTTCTGAGACCAAAAAACAGGGGCGAGCCGTGTATCGGGTGAAGGGACTGTCGGCCAAAAGCCAGGTTTATGTGGTGTTTGTCGATAAACAGAGCGGCCGTATATCCCGCTAG
- a CDS encoding DUF3175 domain-containing protein, with the protein MVSVKSAKWSQRVTTNSHALDLEAGVFSLDDPKAIAKSLKSAAEASQQRKSEPFRSAMSMLTFYINRAGHHLPARRRRILEAAKNELRELYGRPRRH; encoded by the coding sequence TTGGTATCAGTAAAAAGTGCCAAATGGTCACAGAGAGTCACGACAAACAGCCATGCGCTGGACCTTGAAGCCGGTGTATTTAGCCTGGATGATCCAAAAGCGATAGCCAAATCCCTGAAGAGTGCAGCAGAGGCCAGTCAGCAGCGCAAATCAGAGCCTTTCCGTTCAGCCATGTCTATGCTCACTTTTTATATCAATCGTGCGGGTCACCACTTACCTGCGCGCAGGCGTAGAATCCTGGAGGCTGCGAAAAATGAATTGCGTGAGCTTTATGGGCGCCCGCGCCGGCATTGA
- the wrbA gene encoding NAD(P)H:quinone oxidoreductase, whose amino-acid sequence MDRDNEGYVLILYYSRTGATARMATELARGVEASGITARLRTVPGVSPDTEASEPPVPTEGAPYCTIEDLRNCSGLLMGSPTRFGNMASPLRYFLDQTSDIWLDGSLTGKPAAVFTATGSLHGGQETTLVSMMLPLLHHGMLIAGIPYSEAALMRTRTGGTPYGASHWSGEHATSLSDDEVTLCRALGKRVGSLAQTLDNAHNGDN is encoded by the coding sequence ATGGATCGGGACAACGAAGGCTATGTCCTCATCCTCTACTACAGCCGCACCGGCGCTACAGCGCGCATGGCCACCGAACTGGCTCGCGGCGTAGAGGCCAGTGGGATTACCGCTCGCCTGCGCACCGTGCCCGGCGTATCTCCAGACACTGAAGCCAGCGAGCCGCCGGTACCCACCGAAGGTGCCCCCTACTGTACAATCGAGGACCTGCGCAATTGCTCCGGTTTACTGATGGGCAGCCCCACCCGCTTTGGCAACATGGCCTCTCCGCTGCGCTATTTCCTTGACCAAACCAGTGATATTTGGCTCGATGGCAGCCTTACCGGTAAGCCGGCTGCGGTATTTACCGCCACTGGCAGTCTTCACGGTGGTCAGGAAACTACGCTGGTATCCATGATGCTGCCCCTGCTGCACCACGGCATGTTAATCGCCGGCATCCCATACTCCGAAGCCGCCTTAATGCGCACCCGCACTGGCGGCACACCTTATGGTGCCTCACACTGGTCCGGTGAACATGCCACATCGCTTTCCGATGACGAAGTAACCCTGTGCCGGGCACTGGGCAAGCGAGTCGGCAGCCTGGCACAGACGCTGGATAATGCACATAACGGCGACAACTAG
- a CDS encoding DUF3106 domain-containing protein, protein MIKTLVATCLMAASLLWAGMAWSVDWKSLSDSDRKLLQGMEERWPNMSDSQQERLLRGARRWNSMSPEQRDNARQRYEKWQSLPQERRNQLRESYRQYRALPEGRRESIREARERYRQMSPEQREQVRERWREARGDRSEPQRPRGDRARGERAQGDRLREDGPRRDRSDENRPRGNRHREDRPRGDRARGDRPRREHERGEGTRILGLGVIERPVTDERVMRRLIVHLGLLNSALPFKFQP, encoded by the coding sequence ATGATTAAAACCCTGGTCGCAACTTGTTTGATGGCAGCCTCTCTGCTTTGGGCTGGTATGGCGTGGTCGGTGGATTGGAAAAGCCTAAGTGATAGTGATCGCAAGCTGTTACAGGGCATGGAAGAGCGCTGGCCCAACATGTCTGATAGCCAGCAGGAGAGGTTGTTGCGGGGTGCGCGTCGATGGAACTCAATGAGCCCTGAGCAGCGTGACAATGCTCGGCAGCGCTATGAAAAATGGCAGTCTCTGCCCCAGGAACGCCGTAATCAGCTGCGGGAATCTTATCGACAGTACCGTGCCCTGCCGGAAGGCAGGCGTGAGAGTATCCGTGAGGCTCGTGAGAGATATCGGCAGATGTCCCCCGAACAGAGAGAGCAAGTGCGCGAGCGCTGGCGGGAAGCTAGGGGCGATAGGAGTGAACCGCAAAGGCCCAGGGGTGATAGGGCTCGGGGAGAGCGAGCGCAAGGGGATAGACTCAGGGAAGATGGGCCTAGGAGGGATAGGTCCGATGAGAATAGACCTAGAGGAAACCGGCACAGAGAAGACCGACCAAGGGGCGACCGGGCGAGAGGAGATAGGCCCAGAAGGGAGCACGAAAGGGGAGAAGGCACCAGGATTCTCGGCCTAGGCGTGATCGAGAGGCCAGTGACCGACGAGAGGGTGATGAGGAGACTGATAGTTCATCTGGGGCTCCTGAATAGTGCCCTGCCATTCAAATTCCAACCCTGA
- a CDS encoding cation:dicarboxylase symporter family transporter: protein MHISSFAFLLLFIVFLYGLFRWQRGRDSLAPAVLAGLILGVIFGGTLQLSRGWGAAPAEVIPWVEMIGDSYVNLLYLLVMPLVLTSILVAVVKVSHTQALGKISISVLGVLLGTTAVAALIGVAMAELFGLSAAGLVEGSREAARVEVLNERIGKVTDLSIPEIITSFVPRNIFLDLTGARSTSVIAVVIFAVLLGLAALAVRREFPEEGAAIERFVHVAQVWVMKLVRLVMAFTPYGVMALVTGLIAKSSMGDILNLLSFVLASFTAIGLMFLVHGLLLLINGINPLHYFTKVWPVLVFAFSSRSSAATIPLNVETQVDQLRTSPAIANFSASFGATIGQNGCAGIYPAMLAVMVAVPMGINVWDPVWIATLVAVVMISSFGIAGVGGGATFAALVVLPAMGLPVTIAALLISVEPLIDMARTALNVNGAMTAGTLTQRWLGDEVPGPEVVEG from the coding sequence ATGCATATCAGTTCATTTGCTTTCCTGCTTCTATTTATTGTTTTTCTATACGGACTTTTTCGCTGGCAGCGAGGCCGTGACTCCCTCGCACCAGCAGTGCTGGCTGGCCTGATTCTTGGGGTTATCTTTGGAGGCACCCTGCAACTGTCTCGCGGATGGGGGGCTGCACCCGCAGAGGTGATACCTTGGGTAGAGATGATAGGGGACAGTTACGTAAATCTATTGTATTTACTCGTGATGCCCCTGGTGCTGACTTCCATATTAGTGGCGGTAGTTAAAGTCAGCCATACCCAGGCGCTGGGCAAAATCAGTATTTCAGTCCTGGGGGTACTATTGGGAACAACGGCGGTGGCCGCTCTAATTGGCGTGGCTATGGCCGAGCTATTTGGTTTGTCGGCTGCGGGATTGGTTGAGGGTTCCAGGGAAGCTGCGCGAGTGGAAGTGCTGAATGAGCGTATTGGCAAGGTCACAGACCTTTCCATTCCTGAGATTATTACCTCTTTTGTGCCGCGCAATATTTTTCTGGACCTGACCGGGGCTCGCTCTACTTCTGTTATAGCGGTGGTTATATTCGCGGTGCTTTTAGGGTTGGCAGCCTTGGCGGTTCGCCGTGAATTTCCCGAAGAGGGCGCAGCGATTGAGCGCTTCGTTCATGTGGCTCAAGTCTGGGTTATGAAGCTGGTGCGACTAGTGATGGCTTTTACACCTTACGGCGTGATGGCTTTGGTTACCGGCCTGATCGCTAAATCCAGTATGGGGGATATTCTTAACTTATTGAGTTTTGTGCTGGCCTCCTTTACGGCTATTGGTTTGATGTTCCTGGTGCACGGTCTGCTGCTACTTATTAATGGTATCAATCCGCTGCACTATTTCACCAAGGTATGGCCGGTGCTGGTTTTTGCCTTTAGCTCCCGCTCCAGTGCTGCAACTATTCCCCTGAATGTCGAGACTCAGGTGGACCAGCTGCGTACGTCTCCAGCAATTGCCAATTTCTCTGCATCTTTCGGTGCGACTATTGGGCAAAACGGCTGCGCCGGCATTTATCCGGCTATGCTGGCAGTGATGGTGGCAGTGCCGATGGGGATCAATGTATGGGACCCAGTATGGATTGCTACTTTAGTGGCGGTTGTAATGATCAGTTCTTTCGGTATAGCGGGCGTTGGTGGCGGGGCGACCTTTGCAGCCTTGGTGGTACTGCCGGCAATGGGGTTGCCAGTTACTATCGCGGCTCTGCTAATTTCTGTTGAACCTCTGATTGATATGGCGCGAACCGCGCTGAATGTTAACGGCGCTATGACCGCTGGCACCCTGACACAACGCTGGCTCGGCGATGAAGTGCCCGGCCCGGAAGTTGTAGAGGGTTGA
- the arsC gene encoding arsenate reductase (glutaredoxin) (This arsenate reductase requires both glutathione and glutaredoxin to convert arsenate to arsenite, after which the efflux transporter formed by ArsA and ArsB can extrude the arsenite from the cell, providing resistance.), translated as MWTIYHNPRCSKSRQTLQLLQDNGIEPEVVLYLQTPPSAEDIQQLLHKLDIDARQLLRTGEEPYKQLNLKDKDLAESQLIDAMAQNPILIQRPIVIKGDKAVIGRPPENVLGLI; from the coding sequence ATGTGGACGATTTACCACAACCCCCGCTGCTCAAAATCCCGCCAAACCCTACAGCTATTGCAGGATAACGGTATTGAACCGGAGGTGGTTCTCTATCTACAAACCCCACCTTCTGCCGAGGATATTCAGCAGTTGCTGCACAAACTGGATATTGATGCACGACAGTTGTTGCGCACTGGTGAAGAACCCTACAAGCAGTTAAACCTGAAAGACAAAGATCTGGCCGAATCCCAGTTAATTGACGCAATGGCTCAAAACCCTATTTTGATCCAACGCCCGATCGTTATAAAAGGCGACAAAGCAGTGATAGGGCGGCCCCCTGAAAATGTACTGGGGCTGATCTGA